One stretch of Thalassophryne amazonica chromosome 17, fThaAma1.1, whole genome shotgun sequence DNA includes these proteins:
- the LOC117529530 gene encoding ras-GEF domain-containing family member 1B-B-like, with amino-acid sequence MPPTTPYAGKFSSCGPYSSSSSSSSNNNHPQPHSPYHNYMATKPTKEQFYNSAYCVSENPYDKPQPHTSYRSSSVEAMSTKEHYYNSNCAVSENSYSVPQPHSPRQHSTSCPGRSYRDTSSSIEQPCRNSAAATRGNFYGCGITTSYGEMCYHNNSLVSASLEALIQHLVPTVDYYPDRSYVFTFLLSSRLFLPPYELMMRVCHLCVEQQRSGDTLLDKIRIREVAPKLVQLLTEWTETFPYDFRDERMMRCLKDMTYHVARGDEYSWRAMQQMTQRLIKRLSALGQYEEAVAALSAVAMERPTSLKSKQTSAQRMDILSVCDDPFILAQQLTHIELDRLSFIGPEEFIQTFAKKDPLDNHKGFFRKRKTSNLEAYINWFNRLTYLVATEICMPVKKKHRARIIEFFIDVAQECFNIGNFNSLMAIITGMNMSPVARLKKTWNKVNTDKFEILEHQMDPSSNFSNYRTALRGATQRSEMAHSSQEKIVIPFFSLLIKDIYFLNEGCSSRLPNGHINFEKLWELAKQVSEFLVWRQVICPFDRDRRILQYLVTTPVFSEDELHLASYESEGPENNLEKDSRRSLRTSLLHRENRS; translated from the exons ATGCCTCCCACGACCCCATATGCTGGAAAGTTCAGCTCTTGTGGtccttacagcagcagcagcagcagtagcagcaaTAATAATCACCCACAGCCTCACAGCCCGTATCATAACTACATGGCCACAAAGCCCACAAAGGAACAGTTCTACAACAGCGCTTACTGTGTGTCAGAAAATCCCTACGACAAGCCACAGCCTCACACTTCATATCGCAGCTCTTCTGTTGAAGCCATGAGCACGAAGGAGCATTATTACAACAGCAACTGTGCGGTTTCAGAGAACTCGTACTCCGTACCGCAGCCTCACAGCCCTCGACAGCACAGCACTTCCTGTCCGGGACGCTCTTACCGCGACACCAGCAGTAGCATCGAGCAGCCGTGCCGTAACAGTGCCGCTGCAACCAGAGGCAACTTTTATGGATGCGGCATCACTACCAGCTACGGGGAGATGTGTTACCACAACAACAGTTTGGTCTCAGCATCCCTGGAGGCGCTGATCCAGCACCTGGTTCCCACAGTCGATTACTACCCTGAT AGGTCATATGTGTTCACCTTCCTGCTGAGTTCACGCCTTTTTCTGCCCCCGTACGAACTGATGATGAGGGTTTGTCACCTGTGTGTGGAGCAGCAGCGGTCTGGAGACACCCTGCTGGACAAG ATCCGCATTCGTGAAGTGGCTCCTAAACTGGTGCAGCTGCTGACCGAGTGGACAGAAACGTTTCCTTATGACTTCAGGGATGAGAGGATGATGCGTTGTCTCAAGGACATGACATACCATGTGGCTCGAGGCGATGAG TACTCGTGGCGAGCCATGCAGCAGATGACCCAGCGGCTGATAAAACGCCTGTCAGCCCTCGGACAGTACGAGGAGGCGGTGGCAGCTCTCAGTGCTGTGGCGATGGAACGTCCTACATCCCTGAAAAGCAAACAGACATCGGCACAGAGGATGGACATACTGAGCGTGTGTGACGACCCATTCATCCTCGCTCAGCAGCTCACACACATCGAACTG GACAGGCTGAGTTTTATTGGTCCTGAGGAGTTCATCCAGACATTCGCCAAGAAGGATCCTCTTGATAACCACAAG GGATTCTTCCGGAAGCGTAAAACCAGTAATCTGGAAGCCTACATCAACTGGTTCAACAGACTGACGTACCTGGTGGCTACTGAGATCTGTATG CCAGTGAAGAAGAAACATCGAGCGCGGATCATCGAGTTTTTCATCGATGTGGCTCAGGAGTGTTTCAACATCGGCAACTTTAATTCCCTCATGGCCATAATCA CTGGGATGAACATGAGTCCTGTTGCCAGACTAAAGAAGACCTGGAATAAAGTCAACACTGACAAGTTTGAGATCTTGGAG CATCAGATGGACCCGTCCAGTAACTTCAGTAACTATCGCACTGCACTCCGTGGCGCCACCCAGAGGTCTGAGATGGCTCATAGCAGCCAAGAAAAG aTAGTGATTCCTTTCTTCAGCCTCCTCATAAAGGACATCTACTTCCTGAACGAAGGCTGCTCGAGCCGACTGCCTAATGGACACATTAACTTTGAG AAACTATGGGAGCTAGCTAAACAGGTGAGCGAATTCCTGGTTTGGCGTCAGGTGATTTGTCCTTTCGACAGGGACCGCCGG